The sequence TCCCCCGAGCTCTCCGCCTCCTCCGGGCTCCCCGCCTCCCGGCAACTCGGCGGCTCCTCCGCCATGTCCCAGTCCGCCGCGGCCCTGTCCACCTCGTCCATCTCCGCCCCGTCCGCACCGGACGCCGCCTCGGAACCCCTCACCCCGACACCACCCTCTCCGCCTCCCGCATCGGCTCCATCTCCCGTTGCCTCTCCCGTTGCGTCTCCCTCTGGAGCACCGACAGCGCGGCGATCAGCTCGGCCTGCTGCTCGGGCGGTACGGCCAGCCGGTCCAGAGGGGCCAGCCGCCGCTCGCGTTCGCCGTCCAGGGCGCGCGCCAGATACGTCGCCAGCAGCCGGCTGCCCCGGTCGCACAGCCGCAGTGCGGCCTGGGCGCCCAGCAGTTCGGCGAGGTTCTCCCCGGCCGTACGGGCTCGCCGGCCGCCCAGCAGCGCCGCGGCCAGCAGGGCCGCCGACTCCTCCGGCGACGCCGATGCCGCCCGCTCGCCCCCGGGGCCACCGCGCGCCTCGCCCCGTTCCTCCTCGGCCAGTTCCTCCAGACAGCGCCGCCAGCGCCGCACCGTCACACCGATCCGGTCCGCCGCTCCCTCGGCGGCCGCGGCCGCCGGCTCCGCGAGGTCCGCCGCCGCCGGATCGCGCCGCCAGGTCTCCGCGGCCCGCTCGTCCGCCTCCTCGACGGCGCAGGTCAGCAGCGAGGTCAAGCCCTGCGTCAGTGCGTCCAGCAGCTCCTCCGGCCGTCCGCCGGACCCGTGTCCGTGCCAGTGCGCCCGGGCGTCCCCGGCCAGCACCTCACCGGACGCGACCTCCTGCCGTACCCGCTCCGCGGCCCCCTCGTACGCCTCCTCGACCCGGCCGGCCAGCCGCAGCGCCGCGGCGTGCTGGGCGGCGGCCGCACCGGCCAGCGCGGGCAGCCGGCTGCGCAGCGAGGCGATCACCCCGGAGGCCGTGCGGTCGGCCGCCGCGCGGCGGGCGACCGGGTCCTGGGCGTGCCGCTCGAGCCAGTCGCGCAGCGCGGCGACCGCCGTGGCCGGCAGCAACCCGCTGCCGCCGCCCGCCGATTCGGGCAGCTCGGGAATCGTGAACCGGGGCACATGCCCGAGCCCCGCATGGTGCAGCATCTCGGCATACCGGGCGGAGATGTCGGTGACGATCTGATGCGGCACCCGGTCGAGCACGGTCACCAGCGTGACGTCGTACTCCTTGGCCGTACGCAGCAGATGCCAGGGCACCGCGTCCGCGTAGCGGGCCGCCGTGGTCACCAGCACCCAGACATCGGCCGCGCAGATCAGCTCGGCGGCCAGCTCCCGGTTACCGGCCACCAGCGAGTCGATGTCCGGGGCGTCCAGCAGCGCCAGCCCACTGGGCAGCGCCGGATCCGTCTCGATCCGCACGGTGGGCATCGCCTGCTCGCTCCCGTACGGGCCGCCGGCCTCCTCCTCGTAGTCGTACTCCGCCTCCCCCGGGGCCCGGCGGTCGGCTCCGGCGCCCTCGCCGTGGCCGCCGCCGTCGTCCTGCTCGGGCACCCACACCCGGGTCAGCTGCGGCAGCACCCGCTGCCCGGCGAACCAGCGCTCGTCGTCGGGATGGCAGACCAGCACCGGGGTACGCGTCGTCGGCCGCAGCACCCCCGCCTCCGACACCCGCCGCCCCACCAGCGAATTGACCAGGGTGGACTTGCCCGCCCCGGTGGAGCCGCCGATCACGGCGAGCAGCGGGGCCTGCGGAGACCGCAGTCGGGGAATCACATAGTCGTCGAGCTGGGCGAGCAGCTCGGACCGGTTGCGCCGGGCCCGGGCCGCGCCCCGTAGCGGCAGCGGGAAGCATGCGGCGTCGACGCGATCGCGCAGTACGGACAGCGCTTCGAGGAGCCGGGGTCGTACATCCAAGGTCGCCACATGTGCAGAATGCCCAATTTCGTTGGGTTTTTGAAGCGTATGACCCCGTGTGCGCGCCGCAGAATCACCATAGAACGGGACAAGTGACCCATGAGACGATCGGGACAACTGAGATACAGGCATAACGAGTGCACAACACCCGCCCCGCGAGACACCAAAAACCGTGCAGGATTCGTACCTGCCTGCGATTATCGGGATCGCTTCACCGAACCTCCACAACGTGCCACGGAGGTGAAGCAACCGGTACGAGGTAGCCGGACCCCTATCCTTGTCCGCGGTCCGTGATCCACGTCCACCACCTGGCCCCCGTAGCTCAGTGGATAGAGCAGGCGCCTTCTAAGCGCTTGGCCGCAGGTTCGAGTCCTGCCGGGGGCGCTCTCGCAGGCCCTCCCACGGGAGGGCCTTTTTGCGTCCTTCGGGTTTACCGAATTCAGGTGTGCGGAGTTCGGGATTCGCGGACTACTCGACGAGCGCACCGCAACGGCAACTCGCCCACCGGCCTTGCCCCTCCGTACCGGACCCGCACGCCGACGGCACCGGCCGACCCCCTTCACCCCGCCCGAACTCGGCCGAGGAATACGGCAAGTCGGGGGGGCGCTGCGCACCCACCGGATCCACCGGGCGAACGACGACGCCCCAAACCCCCCGAATCCACCGGACACGGGACGGCCAGCAGTGTGGAAGCCCCCAGATGACTACTGCTAGTGTGCGCCCAGTCACAGCAGGCAATCAGGCCTCTATGTACAGGCAATGAAGGACCGAGGGTTCCATGAGCAAGTTTCGACAGGTCGTGATCGTCGCCGCAGCGGCCGGCAGTCTGTCCGCCATCGGTGCCGGCGCCGGCACCGCCTACGCCGACGGCAATTCCGGCCACCACGGGAAGGGCCTCTTCCGCCCGTACCAGGAGTGCAGCCCGCAGACGTTCGCCGACACCAACCTCCCGTTCGGCGTGCTCAACGTCCCCAACACATTCGGCACCAACTGTGCCCAGTTCAACCACGCCTTCAGCAAGTAGGACCGGCGCGACGGCCGCGCGATGCGCGCCGCGGGCCCTTCGGGAGCCACCCCCCGAAGGGCCCGTTCGCATGTCGCGCGACCACGGGACGGGGTTCGTTCAATCTGGGACAAATACCTCGCCATTAGTCATACGTCACTAAATCCGGCGCGTCGCTCCGCGGTTGCGGTTATTTCGTATTAGCTTGCCGTAACTGTACGCAGTCGCTCAATGACTGATCGCAACCGCTCAAACTACCGGAGATGACCATGCACAAGCTTCGCAAGGCTGCCGTCGTGGCCGCCGTCCTCGGCAGCGTCGGCTTCCTCGGCGCCGGCACCGCCCACGCGGGCGGCCAGGGCAACCAGTTCGACATCAAGCAGGGCTCGCACTGCCGCTCGCACGACCTGAACGTCGACGTCCTCGGCGAGGTCGGCGTCCTCAACGGCCTGCTGGGCAACGCCCTGAACGGCGAGGGCAACTCGGGCGGCCAGGCCACGCCGATCGGTTCGAGCATGGGCTGCAACAACAGCGCCCTCGACGGCGGCGGCAAGTAACGGGAAAGGGGTCCCGGTGCCTCGGCCGTGAGCCGGGCACCGGGACCCCTTCTCGGCTTTCTCCAGAGCCCGGGCGCACACCGTTCCACGGTGCATCGCGTCCGGGCATCGATCACAAAGGAACAAAACACACACATGTTCAGTCGGAAGAAGCTCGCAGCCGTCTCGGCTCTCCTCGGCGGCCTCGCCGTGACCTGCACCGGCGCCACCCAGGCGTATGCCGGAGGGTCCGCAGGCACCTGCTCCCGCGACATTCAGGGCAACATGTCCTGCATGCAGAGAGGCGACGAGGGCAGATACGTCGTCCACCAGACGCAGAACTGCCAGGGGACGAAACCGCTGGAGTGGCCCGCGCCCGGCCTACTGAACAAGGGGAGCACCCAGGTCGGCCCCGCCGTCTCCTGCTCCAACTCGGCACCGTCAGCCCCGCCCCAGGTCTTCGAGGCGCCCCAAATCCTCGGGTGACGCGCTCCGGACGCTGCGATTCGAGCCTTCGGCGGGGCCGAGTCCCGGACCGCGCCCGCCGACGTGCCACGACGGGCGCCGCGCGGACCGCACCACCCGCCGCCCCCCAGTTCCACTGGAGGGCCGAGGCTCACTGAACACCCCACGAACGGTGAATGGCCGGACCGGGTAGCTCCCGGTCCGGCCATTCACCGTCTGCGTCCATGCACCGTTTACCTGCCGCACGAGCGCGGCAGGGGGCCTCAGAGGCGCGCAAGCGCCCCGGCGGCAGGAATGCCTGATGCCTCATCAGCCAAAGCCCGCACGGCGGTGCCCAGCGTCTCGACGGGGTTGCAGTACGGCAGCCCCGTCAGGCGCTGCCCCGTACAGAACCTGGTGATCAGGTCGCAGAACTCCGCCATCCGCTCCACCGGAGCCAGATGGTCGGCCTCCTTGATGGTCGTGAAGGACGCGGCGGGCAGCGCGGCAGCCACCTCGCGGCCCATGGCCGGAGTGCAGAGCGTGTCGTATTCGCCGGTGACCACCATCGACGGCACGGCGGCCACCGGCACGGGCCGGTACCACTCATGCCCCATCAGCCGCGTGTTGTGCTCCACCGACATCCTGATCTCGTCGTCCGACTGCCCCATGAACTGCGCATACAGCAGCCGGGAGACGACCTCGTGCCTGCGGACCGGGCCGGTGCCCGGTGGCGACATGAACCGCTGGACCAGCTCGGTGGCGATCCGCGCCCGGTCGCCGCGCTCCAGCATGCGCTTCCAGCGCGGTACGGCCTCGGCGTAGTCATCGGGAATGACGTTGGTCATGCCGACCAGGCCGAGGCGCGCCAGAAAGCCGGGGTACTGCTGGGCGAAGCGCAGGGCGACGGCCCCACCGAAGCAGGATCCGATGAGGTTGACCTCGGGCATGTCCAGTTCCGTCAGCATGTGCTGAACGGCCGCGGCGAGGAAGTCCAGTCCGTAGGAGGCGGGCAGGAAATCCGCCTCCCCGTATCCCGGGAGGTCCACCGTGACCATCGTGCTCCAGGAGGTCAGCCACTTCTCGTGCCGCCGCCATGCATGACGGTTCTGCGCGGAACCACCCAGCATCACCAACGGCACGGTCTGCGAGGAGTCCTGATGGAGGATCCGGCAGTGATACGTGAAGCCTTCGAAGGCGAGCACCCGCTCCTCCACCCGGACTTCTTCCGGCGGCCTCGGAACGGACGCCGCCGCGGGTGAGTCCTGCGCGACGCCGATGTCAGAGCGCATAGTGCCCCCGGAATGAAGGGAAGGATGGCGGAATGTCCATGATTGCACCATTACTCCGCATTCTGCCTACGGGGCCTTCGGCAGGCGTGTCGGTGGCTGGATACGGGGCTGGATACCGGACTCCGAGGGGCCCGCGGCTCGTCGGCCGACCGGATGACCGAGGCGCGGGCAACAGGCATCGACTCCCCTGACCCACCTGCCGGTTCGGCACCCTCCCCGGCCGTCCGCCGGGCCCGTTCGAGGACCCGAAGAAGGCAACGAAAAGGCCCCGGCTCCAGGCCAGTGGCTCGGAGCCGGGGCGCCTTCCCGCTGTCTCGCCGCGTGATGCGCGAGCTACGCGACGGCCGGCGCTCAGCCCGCCCTGTTGTTGCAGCCCATGTCCGCACCGAGGTGCGTGGGCTGCGCACCCGGGCTGCCCTCGCCGTTCAGCGCGTTGCCCAGCGTGCCGTTGAGGGCCCCGACGCTGCCGAGGATGTCCACGTTCATGTCGTGCGTCCGGCACTCGACACCCTGATCGAGGGTGCCGCCGTCATGGGCACCCTCCTCACCGTGAGCAAAGGCGGTACCGGCGCCGATGGCGGCGACGCTGCCGAGGAGGGCGCCCACGAAGGCGGCCTTCTGAAGCTTGCGCATGTCTTCTCCGTTGAATCGAGCGATGCGATCTGCGGCAGATCGACTTCTTGTAGTGACGAGCAGTGAGCAATGACCGACGGAATGCCCCGCACCGCCCCGGTTTCGGGCGACGCCCCGAACCGGTGGCGATCAGTCCGAACGGGATGTTGGCCTGGACCGCGGACCGCGCTCCCCGTACGGACCGCAGGGGAGGCGCCGACCCCGCGGGAAGACTTGCGGGAACCGGGCCTTATGACGGGCCCACAGACGCGGCTCGCGCCGACTCCGTCGGGCGTTGAGTGGCGACCGAGCGGCCCCGCCGGCGCAGTCGCTGCGCTCCAAAGGCGGGGCCACACCTGGCCGTTCGGGACGTGATCAGGAAACGTGCGGCAGGTCGACCTGTCCCACCGGAGACGCCATGAGACGCCCGACCCCCAGCTGGGAGAACGGCGGGACGGCCGGGGCGACCGTCGGGTCGACCAGCGGGTTCACCGCGGGGTTGAACTGCGGGTTGACCTGCGGCCCGACCTGCGGAACGGTCTGCGGCTGGACGACCTGCGGCACGACCACCTGCGGGGCGACCTCCGGCTTGACCGTCGGGGCCGCCTGCGGCGCCACCTGCGGGGTGACCGGCGGGGCCGACTGCTGCGGGGCAGCGCTCTGTTGCGGGGCGGCGGCCTCCTGCTGCGGAGAGGACTGCGAGCTGGAAGCGTGCGCGGCGCCCTCCGAAGCGGCCCATGCGGTCACCCGCTGGCCATCCCCGTGCGAGCCATCCCCCTGCGGCGCCGCCGCCTGAGGAGCGGGCTGCTGCGGGGCGGGGGCCGGAGCCGGAGCCGGCGGAGCCGCCTGCGGGGCGGGCTGCTGCGGCGCCGGGGCGGGGGCGGGGGCCGGAGCGGGCGCCGGAGCCGGGGCCGGGGCGACCGCCTGCTGCGGGGCGGGGGCCGGCGCAGGGGCCGGAGCGGGAGCGGGGGCCGGCGCGGGGGCTGGGGCAGGAGCCGGAGCCGCTTGGGGGGCGACCGGCTGCGGAGCGGCGTAGGAAGCAGGGGCGGGGGCCGGAGCCGGGGCCGGAGCGGGAGCGGGGGCCGGCGCGGGGGCCGGAGCCGGGGCCGGGGCCGGAGCGGGAGCCGGAGCCGCCTGGGGAGCGGCCTGCTGCGGAGCGGCGTAGGGAGCGGGAGCGGCCGCCTGCGGAGCGGGAGCCGGAGCGGCGGCGGCCCCGTTGTATCCGGGAGAATCGGCATGACTTACGCCGGCACCGATAGCGGACAGACCCCCCGCCGCCGCGACGACGAGCATGGCCTGGTGAAGCTTGCGCATGGAACCCTCGGCCCTTCATTACCTGTGCATGGAAATCTGATTACTTATTGCTGTCTTGTGCGCGCTATCAGTGGTAATCCTGGGGTTTCACACCCTGCGCACCCCCGTGCCGAGCCACGGTCTGAACCTCCCGCACGAACGCGACAACACCCGCCGCACTGCTCTCCAACACCCCTCGAAGCCGACGGCGGCTCCCATCGCCTCTCCTCTGATTCGCGTCGGACAACATTGCCGGCGGGGTCACCACACACCACCCCCCGACTACCGAGGAGGAGCAATTTCCGGCGGCGGCCCACGGGCCCATTCGCTGTTCTCTCCCAGCGGGCAACGAGATTTCCCCCGACCCGGTCACGGGAGTCGGAGCGCCGTCACCCATTTGCCGACGTCCGGATTATCGGGCTACCGACCACCGCGCGCGGATCGAACTCCCCATCGCCACAAGCCCTTTCCTCGTGACGCCGAGGCGCGACCGAGGGCCGAGCGCGCAATTCTCCATATGATCCGATCCATTCCGCATGACATGGGTTCGCCGACCGCGGCCGACGAACGCGCCATGGCGTGGCGGCCGGTTTGGAACTCGTCCGGAACAACAACCCGAACCTGATTCATCGTCAGGTATGGCGAGGCGGTGAGAAATCCAGCAGTTGGGGCTGCCCGATGCACGGCCGACTGTTCGTCCTCGTGCGATCAGGTGACGGCCTGGCGTGGGCATCGGAGGCTGCCACGCACGGGTGCAAGGGTGGCCGTGCAAGCAGCATTGCCCATCGACACAAAGTGAAGCAGGAGCCGCTATGCGCCGTGCACTCGCCGCCCTTGTGGGAGCCTTCGCTCTCGCCGGGACGCTCTCCCTCCCCGCCCATGCCGACCCTCCGGGCGTCAGTCCGAACGGCCCGGCACTCATCGGCGTCCCCCTGAAGCTCTCCTCCGACGTCGGTCCGCTGCACATCGGCCAGTGGCCGCCGATCGATCTTCCGCACTGACGCGTCATCGCGGTCGGCTCACCGGCCGCGGTAGCTGTGCCAGCTACGCGAACTGAGCCGCCGACAAAGCGATCTGCCGCCGCCCTTCCGCACGTTCCGCCGACCGCAGAAGCCACACACGCCGCGCCAATGCCTTCGCGGCAGTTTAGTTACGGCGCCAGAACGGTCTGCCATGGACAGGCTGGATGGCCTGCCGCGGGAGGGCGGCCCCGCATCCGCTCCGGAATGCACCGGAATACCGTCACAGTTCACGGCGCTTGCACACCCTTTCCTGGAACCGATCAGCATCAAGGGAAAGCAGTTCTCCCTATATTCTGAATATGTGTCTCTGCTCAGCCAATTGGCCGCATGTGCCAGGCTGAAAGAGTGATCGAAATGCCGGATTCGTGGCTTGCTCGCCCCGGACTCGTTGAGTCCTGTGCGGTCCGCGGTCGTGACCGCACTGCCACGAAGGAGAAACGTGATCACTAAGGTCATCGCCGCTTCGGCTGCCGCCGGCGGCCTGCTGCTCGCGAGCGCGGGCACGACCGTCGCCGACAGCGGCGCCAAGGGGGCCGCCATCGGCTCTCCGGGCGTCGTGTCCGGCAATGTGCTCCAGGTACCCGTCCACATCCCGATCAATGTCTGCGGCAACACGGTCGGGCTGGTCGGAGCGCTCAACGCAGCCTTCCACAACACCTGCGTCAATGTCAGCGGCCACCACCACGGTCACGGTGGGAGCGGCGCCCAAGCCAGAGGTGTGGCCGCGCACTCCCCCGGCGTCCTGTCCGGGAACCTTGTACAGCTTCCGGTGGACATCCCGGTGAACGCGTGCGGCAACTCGGGGGATGTGCTCGGCATTCTCAACCCCGCCTTCGGTAACCGCTGCGCCAACGTCGAAGGGCATGGCCACCGGCACCACCACAAGCAGAGCGGCCATCACACGCCGCCGCAGCACCACAAGCCGTCCGAGCACCACAAGCCGTCGGAGCACCACCGTCAGCATGTGACTCGGGGCCACCACCAGATGGCGCCTCCGATCACCACGCCCGCTGTCGGACACCACCGCCACGGAGTTCCCGCGCTCCCGCAGCTGGCAAAGACCGGTGCGGAAGAAAGGATTGCCCTGGGGATTCCGGTCAGTGCCGCGCTGGTCATCAGCGGCGTCCTGCTGTACCGCCGGGGCCGTCGGGCCGCCGCCCGCGACTAGAGCGGAGCCAGCGACAGCCGACCGTGGCTGTCGCCCCGTCATATCTGAGTGTGGGGCCCGGATTCCGCCGGGCCCCACACTCATGCATCCGCTCGGTCCATCTCGGGCCAGCAGCCCCGACCGTGACGGTTCGACGGCGGCACCGTGGATCCGCCCAACCCCAACTGCCCCTCTGCCGACGCCACCTGGCAAATACCGATGGTGGATCGCCGAGGTGTCTACGGTGTGCCGCGGGCCTCCCTGAAGCGACTCGGCCCCAGCCGCACCCGACTGCTCCCGCACAGGCGAGCCCACCAACACCCCAAATGATTTACGACAGTCGGCAAATGGGTGACCCCGCCGCGGCTCCCGTGACCGGACCAGGGGAAATCTCGTTGCGCGCTGGGAGAGAGCAGTGAATTTGGGCCCGCCGGGTGCTACCGGGGAATTACTCCTCCCTGGCGCCGAGGGCGGCGCACGGCAACCGCTCGCGGCAATGTCGCCCAACACGCAACAGAGGAGAGGCGATGGGATGTCACCGTCGGCTTCGCGGCGCGTGGGAGGACAGCGCGGGGGATGCCGTCGCGGGTCTGCGGGAGGTTCCACCGGGCCCGGCACGGGGGTGCGCAGGGTGTGAAGCCCCAGGATTACCACCGGTAGAGCGCACAAGACTGCAATAAGTAATCAGATTTCCATGCACAGGTAATGAAGGGCCGAGGGTTCCATGCGCAAGCTTCACCAGATCGCGCTCGCCGTCGCAGCGGCCGGCGGTCTGACTGCCATCGGCGTCGGCGCGAGCTCTGCCGACGCTCCCGTCGCGTACAACAGCGCCGCCCCGCCGCCCGTTCCGCAGCAGGACACCCCCCAGACCGCCGCCTGGAGCGCTTCGCATGCGACGGCGCACTCCAGCGGCTCGCAGGGCGGTCCGCAGCAACAGGCCGCCCCGCAGCCCGTCGCGCCGCCGCAGGCCGCTCCGCAGGTCAATCCGCAAGTCAGCCCGCAGTTCAACCCGTCGCTCTCGCCGCATGTCGGCCCTGCGCCGGCCCCACAGGGAGGGCACGGAGGACCGGGCGGCCTTCTGGGGGAGCAGAGCAACCTCTTCCGCCCGTACCAGGAGTGCAGCCCGCAGACGCTGCTCGACGCCAACGTCCCGGTCGGCGTGCTCAACACCCCCGAGACGCACGGCTTCAGTTGCACCCAGGCCAACACCCAGGCCAACGCCTTCGCCTCAGCCAAGGGGTAAGGCCGCAGGGACAGTCACGCACCTTGCTCGCCGCGGGTCCTTCGGGGGTGATCCCCGAGGGACCCGTTCGCGTGCCGGGATGCTCGCCGACAGAGGTCCGTCCGTGAGGATCAATGGAATTCGGCGCGTCGCTTGGCTGCTTCAGCATATTTCGTATTACCCTCCAGTCACTGTACGAAGTCGATCTGTTACGGATCGCATCGGCTCAATCACGGAGATGACATGCGCAAGCTTCGTAAGGCTGCCGTCGTGGCAGTCGCCATCGGCAGCATCGGCTTCCTCGGCGCCGGTAGCGCCCACGCCGACGGCGGCGGAATGGGCGGCGGCATGGGCGGCGGCAAGTTCAATATCACCCAGGGCAGCAAGTGCAGATCGCACGACCTGAACGTGGACGTCCTCGGAGAGGTCGGAATCCTCAACGGCGTGCTGGGTAACGCACTCAACGGCGAAGGTGACGCCGGTTCGCAGTCCACGCGCATGGGCTCGAGCATGGGCTGCAACAACAGCGCTCTCGACGCGTAAGTAGCCGAAATGGGCCCCGGCACCCGAGCCACAGGCTCGGGGCCGGGGCCCATTGCCTTGCCCGGAACTTTCGCAAAGCGCACGGCGGCACGCACTCCACAGGGCGGGCGCGTACCGCCCTCCGGCCTTCGCTGTAGATGATTTGACGCCACGTCAGACGACGACGTCGACGGAAGCGCACAGCGATCGGCAAGTGGGCGCATGGACGCTATCGGCAGAACCGATGACGGCCGGGCGGCGGCGAGTTGACGCGGCGCCTCCGGACATTCGGACCATATTCTTTTCGCGGCGAATAGGGATCCCTATTCCGAAATCCCGTTTGATGGATTCGATTTCCCGCCCTGGGCATGTGCTGCCTTTGAGGCATGGATCTCGATTGCGCCCGATGCAGCTCTTCTGCCGTCCTGCGTAAGGGAGTTGAGGCGAAGCGCTTGCGCACGGCGCGACCTTGCTGACGCCTCGACTCACTCAAAATAAGATTTTCGGCGGACGCGTAATTCGGTGCATCGCCGAGTCGTTGAGGAAATTCGGCGCGTCGCCAAGAGCTCCAGGTTATTTCCTATTACCCTCCCGTAACTGTACGAAGTCGGTCTCAAACGGATCGCATCGGCACAATCTACCGGAGATGAAATGCGTAAGCTTCGCAAGGCTGCTGTAGTGGCCGCCCTCCTCGGCAGCGTCGGCTTCCT is a genomic window of Streptomyces gilvosporeus containing:
- a CDS encoding dynamin family protein, whose amino-acid sequence is MATLDVRPRLLEALSVLRDRVDAACFPLPLRGAARARRNRSELLAQLDDYVIPRLRSPQAPLLAVIGGSTGAGKSTLVNSLVGRRVSEAGVLRPTTRTPVLVCHPDDERWFAGQRVLPQLTRVWVPEQDDGGGHGEGAGADRRAPGEAEYDYEEEAGGPYGSEQAMPTVRIETDPALPSGLALLDAPDIDSLVAGNRELAAELICAADVWVLVTTAARYADAVPWHLLRTAKEYDVTLVTVLDRVPHQIVTDISARYAEMLHHAGLGHVPRFTIPELPESAGGGSGLLPATAVAALRDWLERHAQDPVARRAAADRTASGVIASLRSRLPALAGAAAAQHAAALRLAGRVEEAYEGAAERVRQEVASGEVLAGDARAHWHGHGSGGRPEELLDALTQGLTSLLTCAVEEADERAAETWRRDPAAADLAEPAAAAAEGAADRIGVTVRRWRRCLEELAEEERGEARGGPGGERAASASPEESAALLAAALLGGRRARTAGENLAELLGAQAALRLCDRGSRLLATYLARALDGERERRLAPLDRLAVPPEQQAELIAALSVLQRETQRERQREMEPMREAERVVSG
- a CDS encoding alpha/beta fold hydrolase — protein: MEERVLAFEGFTYHCRILHQDSSQTVPLVMLGGSAQNRHAWRRHEKWLTSWSTMVTVDLPGYGEADFLPASYGLDFLAAAVQHMLTELDMPEVNLIGSCFGGAVALRFAQQYPGFLARLGLVGMTNVIPDDYAEAVPRWKRMLERGDRARIATELVQRFMSPPGTGPVRRHEVVSRLLYAQFMGQSDDEIRMSVEHNTRLMGHEWYRPVPVAAVPSMVVTGEYDTLCTPAMGREVAAALPAASFTTIKEADHLAPVERMAEFCDLITRFCTGQRLTGLPYCNPVETLGTAVRALADEASGIPAAGALARL
- a CDS encoding chaplin family protein, with the protein product MITKVIAASAAAGGLLLASAGTTVADSGAKGAAIGSPGVVSGNVLQVPVHIPINVCGNTVGLVGALNAAFHNTCVNVSGHHHGHGGSGAQARGVAAHSPGVLSGNLVQLPVDIPVNACGNSGDVLGILNPAFGNRCANVEGHGHRHHHKQSGHHTPPQHHKPSEHHKPSEHHRQHVTRGHHQMAPPITTPAVGHHRHGVPALPQLAKTGAEERIALGIPVSAALVISGVLLYRRGRRAAARD